The genomic DNA atttatatatgaaataatatagtatataatcaaaagttaactaaaaaatgatttacaatattttgtatattatcttcttaaatatttaaaaagatactGAGACCAAATGAGGGAGAATAAAATATGTATGGTTGAATAATTACTTTATGAAAtgtaaataagagaaaaaatagaaaattacttttcaaaattaatgagGGAAATAAAACTATCATCTTTATAATCAAGCCATCTCTATTGCTTCTTGGTAGCCCTTTCTTCCATTATTCAAAGGAAAGGGAATCTAACAAGCAATACATGAGAATCTCATTTCCAATGATATCATCAGGCCTACTCAGTTCACACATAAACATGTATTTCTCTATTAACTACAGTTAATAACTATCTAATCAATTatcatgaaaattaattaattgttaatttgtagcatattttaattcaaaattgatgataataaagatagaaaattaaaataatatttttatatattaaatataaaattatattttagattaagatatttttatatattatgatatactttataaaattttgaatttagcattaaagTGTATTCTATGGTTGGAGATCCATAAAAGATGAGATCTTCAACTATAATGAAGATGAGATAttcgattatttattttacgataaaaatgtaacattatcgttttatttattttttttctcaataaatttTTCTCATCGAATCACATAAGACTTAATGGATAAtagtataaaaacaaaaaaaaaataaaatacaaaaaatatggttacaaacacataaataaattagaataaaattcataacacaaacatcaatcaaaacaataacaattgaaattataaaaaataaaaacaacaagataaatttatcaataacttatcacaataataattatttcccGTAAAGAAGTTTGAATTTACGGGTTAGAAAACTCCAACATCTTTTGGGTCACAATGGCATTTAAATTCAATAGAGACATCTTGAGATGTTCAAGTTGTTGATAACTCATCTCTTTATTCGATCTCTCCCACCATCTTTGATCCTGCCCAACTTTCTTGTGATGATTTATCTGCTTCCCAAGCTGCTCCTCAACCTCCATCAACTCCTCAACCTCCATCACATTAGCATTTAGTTCCCTAATATTTGTTGACCGACAAGATTCAATCATTTGTTGAGTTTCACAGGAAAGCCCCGTCAGAGAGGATGAACCAAATAATCGCCCAACTATTTCATCTACACTGGGATGACCGTAGGAGAACACTCTGTTTGTTGGTGAAAATACTAGAAGTAAAACTTCAGCCCCACATAGTGTGATAAGCTCACTGAATTTCTTCAAAAGCCCACTTTTTCTTTTGCAGAATGTCACCTTAAGATTACTCTCGTTCTTCATTTTGGCCATGGTGATTCTTTGACGCCCTTTGTTTGTTTTGACCATGAttagataaagataaaacacggagatataatatgtaatgaatagataaaatgtttaattttcttAGATTAGAGGAgtctatttatagatttaagtaaTCAAAATTTGCATAGGAACATTATGAATATtcatagaaagaaagaaatctaattaattgatatctaaatatctttctaaattcatgaattaattattttattatatattataaaataaaaatattgaaatgtccTAATTTGACtatactttaataaaaaaaatttaaataattaaataattatagtgttattttaaaaaattatttacatactttattttaattagttgttaaattctgataataatataaacaattatctttgttttattttttttccacaaAATTAGAtgagataattattttatatatatattggctTTTAAATGGATTATGGAGATCAACATCATGTATTCCtaataaactattaatatataagaaatgaTTAAGGAAACCACTTACGAAAACGAAAGGTAACGAATTCAACGTAGCATGTCACGTcagatagagagaaaaaaaatatttttttccggAAAAAGGGTTTCCCGCTCTTTGCAATTTCATCTTTAGAAAATTATTCCAATCCCATCCCAGTATTCCTCTCCCTCTTAACGCCAAAGGAGCTCTTTCGAACTAAAACACTAAGAAATCACTCCCCTGTTTGTACCTTCGAGCCCCGATTCAACGTTTGCTAAGAGAAGAAAAGCGAAACTCTAGTTGTCAAAAAACGACATGTTCTTAAGGACGAACTCTAGTGTGttcttaatattattgtttgctCCCCTTTCCCATATTCCTCTCTTTCAACACAAAATGATCTCTTTCTAACAAAACACTGTAAAATATCTTAGCGAATAATTTGAAGAAGTGAATACTTCCAAACTATCATCTTCCATCATatcaatatatcaaaatattcacCACAATCTATAGTATCTCTTGCCAAAAAAGCATCCAATTCACTCTTCACATGTacaattttttagaaatcttgtcttaaaaaataacagaaatatatatataaatgatgttacaaacaattaaataaatacattattacaaagaacgaaatcaacagataaaatgttgattcgaggcatgtatTAGACAcgtttcccttaaaacagttccatcaTCTCCCGTTTGTAATAGAGCTTATCGTAAATGGTTGTCTCCAAGGGTACAtcgaatccagtagtgattctacACTTAAATCACTACTTGTCGAACTTGATCAACGtgcctgaactatcaccgggtttcaacagaAATATCGATTTCAATAGAAATATCGAGCAAATAACTCAAAGAatactcacaaaacaagaatagggattttggaattctagagtgagaaaaatataagatgattgaatgatgtgaaatgaataatgaatgagtatatattgctgagaatttaaccttcaaataaaaccatccaaacgtttattagcaataaatatttctcattcatttgttaattactCCATAACTAATTAAACGGCCTATacgttaatttgttgaaatacaatgttagacattcgATGCTAGCAAATTGAAGAGTCTAAACGTTAGCCAATTGATAGgcaattaaagttaaatatttatcataacaatatactttaattttctaattatgcattaaatattaattaaataattaatatttgattataatttggattaaattcaccgttaattcacgtttcaatttgagtgaattttatttgattttatttattcacaatcttatttccatttattaatggaattagattaatttcaatactcccccacattaatggaaattgaaagattaacccggtgaaaggttcaacagttgaattctacataggatagatAGGTGTAACcatttgaaccttcccttatgaaagtatataactttactagccgattagtagtctcgatgtccttgaactattcttccatttgtgtaaatgattacacactttcacattgaattctccctgatacatgtcaagctctcatggttgcgtccgttttggccatggaacacgcgcctgattctgtgagagggtctagaattgagccgtgcaattccttCGAAGCAGCctcacttctccctcacataggtgatctctttgctcacaaagaatcattaaaagcgacaTGCTTATCCtcgttaaaatatatattgttttattataggattaatactcaacaataactttccaagatAATACAATtgggttgtcccattgaacctagttcttgggatctccaatCTGCATAGGTtgagttttccttcataccaacttatagtaggctgatGTCTTAAAAGAATTTCATACaaactctctattcaataattttattagtggatccacaatgttatctttgacttacatagtcaaattttatAAGTCTATTAGAGAGTGTAGTTTAATGACATTATGGCTAAGActtgtatgtctagacttgtcattgactctaagtttatctaatttcaaattattattacaataattagaaatttctgataatcttggaatatcttctaataagaaatatagtcattcgtacatgcttaccatttaaacattttattttttatgaaaatattgtttacttggctaactagtagacaaaatgtctttgaactattctgccttcgtgtaaacaattatatattttgcataaaaatattttatttttcgacataagtcagaAACATAGATTATAActtttaatctatccatcataatttttttagaagatttccatacgtagattgcactttcaagtgtaaacatatattacttgtagacgtaaagtcttttaattaataatatcaatatattatttgataacagTATGATATTTCTtgtagtgcaattcacatccttaatgaatttaatcatttttatcttaattttaaacgaTAAAATATCGTagaaaagacacgtaatgaaacaattttcactgtcttcatgatatatataattgtcatatcaagactttataaactttcctttttatttatttcataaatatttttgaagacattagttcttcaaatatttatgaaagtaatgtcaaaatatgacacgtttcttgatttcaaaatcctcaaatttataatatcaatttgaacaccaactcagcaaatataaacaagacatttccttgttattttctttctttttgtaaaattacgcaactttatcttttatagagaacatatttctctaagaacactttatttctataaaagaaattagaatatttaatcaaatgaaTATTCACCGTATCATAAGATTTCtacaaaaaaattcataatgtttcaagcatctttgaccgaagtcgcttaaacatttattttcggttgcacgtttgcatcccataatatcggcacatttgccacattattctcaaaacaaacaagactttccttgtaattatttgatttcaaaattatcaaattaagtaagttttaatgatgtattaaacaatgtatatcaaatatattatattaaaccaaaattaatatatccatatatgtGATTGTATATTATCGCTTTCACCacgacaaaacaactataatatatatagtcaataacataaaaacgtaatcaaataaataatatgtcatatattattaaacaaatatatatacaatttaatttatcattaaaaatacgtttaaaaaatacatgatatttaattagaatattaattattacacttaattagtatatatatgaGTCACAGCCTCTTTGCATTCAATGATGGCGTCTTGTAGAGCTCCACGTTCTAATGTATCGTAGCTCTACTTGAGTGTTGTAGACGCACTTGAGTATCGTAGACCTACTTGAATGTCATGTGACTATTGAGCTTTTTATATGGTTTGTATAAATGATACACGTTAATTAAtgcaacggtcgaatctgaaTATTAACATGTGGAATTATTCAGTTGATTATTGTGTGTGCTGATGTGACAGACTATCGTTTGTCGGGTGATGAGTAGGGAAGATTAGTGGGTGTTGCTTTAGTATTCTTTTGAAGCCTAGATGtctattttagataaaatagatagttaattagCAGGTAATTAAATATCTGAAAAACCTAACCAAATCCACCGTTTGTGCAAGAGATGCAGAATTCGGTCATatcctcaaaacaactttatcACTCTAGTCCGGTCGACCGATATTACTTACTCAAGT from Impatiens glandulifera chromosome 9, dImpGla2.1, whole genome shotgun sequence includes the following:
- the LOC124915856 gene encoding agamous-like MADS-box protein AGL62: MAKMKNESNLKVTFCKRKSGLLKKFSELITLCGAEVLLLVFSPTNRVFSYGHPSVDEIVGRLFGSSSLTGLSCETQQMIESCRSTNIRELNANVMEVEELMEVEEQLGKQINHHKKVGQDQRWWERSNKEMSYQQLEHLKMSLLNLNAIVTQKMLEFSNP